Below is a window of Aphanothece sacrum FPU1 DNA.
GGATTAGACATTATTGGGGCAGAATATTTACGAGACGTAGAACCTGGAGAATTAGTTTGGATCACGGAAGAAGGGTTAGCTTCGTTTCATTGGGCCCCAAAACCACAACGGAAATTATGTGTTTTTGAAATGATTTATTTTGCCCGTCCTGATAGTTTAATGCACGATGAAACTTTGTATAGTTATCGGTTACGTTTAGGGCAACAATTAGCTAAAGAATCCTTTGTTGATGCTGATTTAGTCATGGGAGTTCCTGACTCTGGAATTCCTGCTAGTATTGGTTTTTCTCAAGTATCCGGGATTACTTATGGGGAAGGATTAATTAAGAATCGTTATGTAGGAAGGACATTTATTCAACCGACACAACACATGAGGGAATCTGGCATAAAAATGAAATTAAATCCCCTCAAAGATGTGTTGAATGGTAAGCGAGTCATTATTGTGGATGATTCGATTGTGCGGGGAACTACTAGTCGTAAAATTGTTAAAGCATTACGGGATGCTGGGGCCACAGAAGTGCATATGAGAATCTCGTCTCCTCCTGTTACTCATCCTTGTTTTTATGGCATTGATACGGATAACCAAAATCAGTTAATTGCAGCGACAAAAACTGTTGCAGATATTGCCGAACAAATTGGAGTAGATTCTTTAGCTTATTTAAGTTGGAAGGGAATGTTAGAGGCAACTGGCGAAGATATTAATAGTTTTTGTTCTGCCTGTTTTACGGGGGATTATCCGGTAGCTATTCCTGAAAATGTAAAACGTTCTAAATTAATTTTAGAAAAAGCTAAAGTTTAATTTATCTATCGGTTGGGTTGAGGTTATTAAACCCAACCGATAGATAAATTAATAATTAATGACAGACTCAAGTCTGATCCTATAAAGACTAAGTCCGCCTGCGCGGACAGCCATTCTAGGTTGCGTAGGCAACCTTGGATGAAACCTAAATAATTATATTGCCATGCCCAAACCCATTATTAATAATTTTAATTGATTTATTGTGCTGAAATTAATCAATTATTAATTATAAATCGGTAATAAGTTGTCCCTAAACGTAACCTACCAACCAACAAAAGTGAGCGGGGATACTGTAAACTAGAAACTAGGCTCGAAAACAAAGACTTTTTCCAGTCAAATAGTTCTTAGACTAAAAAAGCACGATTAGTTCTATTAAACTATGTTTTTGGGCTGCTCAAATAACTAGATAGCATTAAATAACTATTAATGTTAAAGTAATGTCATTTAGGATTAGTTACCTTCTAAGGAGACACCTATGTTACACCGCAAGATTTATCAACTCTGTACAGAGGGTCGAGAAATATGTCTTTTCTTGCGAGATCAGCAGCGTTGGATCGAGGCGGCGACCATCGTTTCCCTAGAAGGAGATTTAGTGACTATTCGTTACGAAACGGAAGAAGATGACGAAATTAGTTCCTGGGAAGAAATGGTACGACTCGAAAGTATCGGTGCTGTAAGTCAAAAACTAGCCTCTGTGTCCAGGTTTAACACAGATATTGCCGTTTCTGATGATTGTCCCGAAGCAGAACAAATTTACCCTCATTCTCCTGACTCTAATCAGGATTAAATTAACCGATTAATTGCTATATGCGGGCGGGTTTATCAAATATATTGCTTAAATAACCTAATTTTAGCGAAAAACCCGCCCCTACGAATTAATTGCTTATATGCGGACAGATTTATTTAATATATTGGTTAAATCACCTAATTTTGGTGGTAGTAACTGATAACTGATAACTGAAATGACCCCATCCCCCCACAAGATTTGTATTACCCTAGGAACCCGTCCCGAAGCCATTAAACTCGCTCCTGTGATTCAAAAATTTCGCTCTTGTCAGGAGTTCCAAACTCATGTGATCTTGACGGGACAACACAAGGAAATGGTAGAACAGGTGATGGATCTTTTTGGGTTAAAGGCAGATCGGGATCTCAAAATTATGCAGCCCCGTCAAACCCTTACAGAAATTACTTATCGTAGTTTACAAGGGTTAGAGGAGATTTTTCAAGATATACAACCCAAATTGGTGATAGTACAAGGCGATACTACTACCGCTTTTGCGGCCACATTAGCAGCATTTTATCAAAAAATTCCCATTGGCCATGTAGAAGCAGGGTTACGGACGGATAATATTTACAACCCCTATCCAGAAGAAGCGAACCGTCGTTTGATCTCTCAACTGACTCAACTCCATTTTGCCCCAACTCAACTAGCGTTAGAAAATTTACATCGTTCTGGGGTGACAGGGGAAGTCCATCTGACAGGAAATACTGTCATAGATGCTTTATTAAGCGTTGCTAAAAAACAGCCCGTTTGTGATGTTCCTGGATTAGACTGGAGTCAATACCGGGTACTTTTGGCAACAGTTCACCGACGAGAAAACTGGGGAGAACCTCTACAAGATATTCTCGCAGGTTTTAGTTTAATTTTAGACAAATTTCCCGATACTGCCTTATTATTGCCCATGCACCGTAACCCGACTGTGCGAGAACCTATACAAACTATCTTAGGAGAACATACTCGCGTATTCTTGACAGAACCGTTAGATTATGCTCAATTAGTCGGTGCTATTCAACGTTCTTATCTATTATTAACTGATTCGGGTGGACTTCAGGAGGAGGCCCCCAGTTTAGGTAAACCTGTTTTAGTTTTGCGGGAGACTACAGAACGTCCTGAAGCGATCGCGGCTGGAACTGCTAAATTAGTAGGAACCAATGTGGAGTCTATTGTCAGTGCTACGAGTGAGTTATTGAGTGATAAAATCGCTTATGAGCAGATGGCTAATGCAATCAACCCTTTTGGGGATGGGAAGGCTAGTGAGCGCATTTTAGAGATTGTACAGCGTTATTTAGGTAGGGATAATTCATGAATTATAGTTAAAATATTTAAGAGTTGGGTTAAGTCAATCTTGTCATTAAATCTTCAAAACTATAAGGACATTGATCCCGAAGGTTTAACTTATATTCACTTAAAACTAATCTTTTTGCTCTCTCGTATTCTTTGTCTATATCTATCTTATTTAAGAGAGTTTTTGTTAATCTTCTTTCAATTTCATCTTGAAAGTTATTAATTTCAGTTTTCCAGTGATTTCGAGGATAACTCTCAGGAGAATAGTCTAGTTTGAGTTTGTGTTCAATTAATCTTTTTAACCAACTACTGACAGCATGGAGTTGTTCTTTTCCTAAGTCTTCTATCTCCTCTTTTAAATTATCCCAATCAAGGGCTTTTATATTATGATCATTTAAAGCTTGAGCTTGTTGAATAGTCCACTCCACAAAGTCAGTTTCATAGAGATTAGTCATTTTAATTATCTCATGGGTTTGTGTTGTCTCATCAATAGAACTCATCAGTTAAACTCCTAATAAGTTATTTAATACCCGATCTGCTTTTATTGTATCAATTATCTACACCCTAAACCCAACCATGACACTAACTGTATATAACACCTTAACCCGTAAAAAAGAACCCTTTATCACCATTGAAACTGGCAAAGTGAGGATGTATTGTTGTGGTATTACGGTGTATGATTATTGTCATTTAGGACACGCACGGACTTGTATTGTCTGGGATGTGGTGCGTCGTTATTTACAATGGCGAGGCTATGAAGTTAAATATATTCAAAATTTCACCGATATTGACGATAAAATCTTAAATAGAGCCAGAAAAGAAGAAACTACTATGGAAGCCATCTCAGAACGGTTTATTGAGGCGTATTTTGAGGATATGGAACGTCTTAAAGTAAAACGGGCTGATGCTTATCCCCGTGCGACTCATAGTTTAGACGGAATTAAACGGTTAGTAGCCGAATTAGAGGAAAAAGGCTATGCTTATGGGTCTGATGGCGATGTTTACTATAGCGTGCGTCGTTTTAAAGACTATGGTAAACTATCAGGGCGAAAATTAGAGGATTTGCAAGCAGGAGCGAGCGGTAGAGTAGATTTAGCTGATACAGAGCCAATTAAGAAGAAAGATCCCTTTGATTTTGCCGTTTGGAAAGGGGCTAAACCTGGAGAACCTGCTTGGGAGTCCCCCTGGGGAAAAGGGCGGCCAGGATGGCATATTGAATGTTCTGCTATGGTACGAGAACGGTTAGGAGAAACTATTGATCTTCATGTGGGGGGGAGTGACCTAATTTTTCCCCATCATGAGAATGAAATTGCTCAGTCAGAAGCCGCTACTGGTCAACCTTTAGCCCGTTATTGGTTACATAATGGAATGGTTAAGGTTGGTGGGGAAAAAATGTCTAAATCTTTAGGAAATTTTACCACAATTCGGGACTTATTAGCTAAAATTGACCCGATGGCGGTACGATTATTTATTTTACAAGCTCATTATCGCAAACCTGTAGACTTTACAGATGAAGCATTAGAAGCGGCAACAAATGGCTGGCATACTATCAAAGAAGGGTTATTATTTGGTTATGAGTATGGTGCAAAATTAGGGTTTACTGTTTGTTCATCTTCCGAGACATTAACGCAAAGATTTCAAGAGGCAGTTGATGATGATTTTAACTTTGCGGAAGGGTTAGCGGTATTATTTGAAATTGCTAAAGAATTACGCAAAGAAGGCAATATTTTAGTTCATCAGGGACAGACAGAAACTGCACCTAAAATATTAGAAGAACAGTGGGTGACATTAGTAGACTTATGTCAAGTTTTAGGGTTAAAAACTGATAGTAATGAAGTCAAAGAAGAAGTAAGTAATGGGTTAAGTGATGAAGATATTGAAGGGTTAATTGAACAACGAAAAATGGCTCGTAAAAATAAAAATTATGCTGAGGGCGATCGCCTTCGGGATGAGTTAAAAGAGCAAGGAATTATTTTAGTTGATCAACCAGGAGGGGTGACAACTTGGCATCGAGGTTAAAAGAAATAATAGGGATTTTTTGCTAAAGGAATAAGACCATGAAGATTAAAATAAAAAATCTGGGTGTTTTTAAAGAAGCTGAATTTACCCTTGGTGACTTGACAATTATTTGTGGTCAAAATAATACTGGCAAAACTTATGCTACTTATGCACTTTTTGGCTTTTTATCTACTTGGAAGTCAATATTTTCTGTGGAAATTAACGATAATAAAATAGAAGAACTCTTAGCTAATGGTGTCACTCATATTGATATACAAGAATACGTTAAACAAGTAAATCAGATTGTTGCTAAAGGATGTAAAATTTATAGTAAAGAAATATCAAATATTTTTGCTGCAAAAGAAATACTATTTAAAGATGCAGAATTCTCTGTCACTCTGGACAATAAAGACATTCGTTTAAACACAATAATTAAACAGACAGTTGGTTCTGAAAATATATCTCTTTTTTCCATTTCTAATGAGGAAGCAATTACAGAATTAGTCGTTACTTTACTTGTTGATAAAAAAGAGGCAAAAATTCCTAGAGAGATTATTAAGCGTATGATAAATGATGGAATCAAAGATATTATTTTTAAGTATATTTTTTGCCGTCCTTTTATTGCTAGTGCAGAAAGAACTGGTGCTGCAATTTTTCGTAAAGAATTGAATTTTGCCCGTAATCGCTTGCTTGAAGAACTTGGCCAATCTGATCATAAATTTGATAGAGTTGAGCTTCTATTTAAAGAGTATCAAGATTATGCGCTGCCGATAAAAATCAACGTTGAATTTACTCGCAAACTTGAAAGTATAGTTAAGCAAAATAGTTTTATAACTGAAAAATATCCTGAAGTTTTAACAGATTTTGCAGATATTATCGGGGGTGAATATACAGTTACACGCAACGATGAATTATATTATGTACCGAAAGGGAAAAAAGTCAGACTTTCGATGGATGAGAGTTCTAGTGCTGTGCGTTCTTTACTAGATATTGGGTTTTATTTAAGACATGAAGCGCAACCTAATGATTTATTAATGGTAGATGAACCCGAATTAAATCTACACCCGGAAAATCAGCGACGGATGGCGCGACTTTTTGCTCGTTTAGTGAATCTTGGTATTAAGGTTTTTATTACTACTCACAGTGATTATATTGTCAAAGAATTGAACACTTTAATTATGCTGAATGGTGATAAACCTCACCTTAAACAAATTGAAGAAAAAGAAGGTTATCGGACTGAAGAACTTCTATCTTATGAAAAAGTTAAAGTCTATATTGCAGAAGAAGTATCAAAAAAACTCGATGGGAAAAGTAGAAAAAGTAAGTGTCATACTCTCACAGAAGCAAATATTAACCCAGAATTAGGAATTGAAGCGCGTAGCTTTGATATTACAATTAATGAGATGAACCGCATTCAGGAAGAAATTGTCTGGGGTTGCGAGTAATGTCTGATATTGCTATTCTTAAGGAAATAATCAAAACCTCGGCAACAGAAAGTATAGAAAATAATAATTATAATAAAAAGACAGTTATCCTTAAAGAATCTTCTAAAATTATATTAATTTAATTGGTTTTTTAGTACTGTATCTTTGACATTTTGTCAAATTTTAAGTTATGCAAAGTTAAAGGAGAAAGGGATACCTCTATGCTCTATCATCAAACCTAAAGTATGCCGAACAAGGATTAAAGTCAATATTAGGAGTAAATTCCAAAATGCTCAAAGGTTTAAAAATAGCGTTACAAGCAGACACGGGAAAATGGTTTTCTCGCTGCAATAACTGTCAGCAAACGGTGAATAACGTTTCTGATACCATAACAGTCCATATTGATAGTCCTGTCGCTAATCATCCCTATGCACATTTTGACGTGATTGACGTAGGTGGTGGTAAAATTGCGCTTAAGGCAGACACGGGTAAGTATGTAGCGCGGTGTAACGGTTGTATTGTTAATGGGGCCTATCCCGACTTCGTTACCGTTCATATTGATGATCCTTCTTTACCCTACGCCCAATTTACTCCTGAACGCTTAGCAAATGGTAAATACGCCTTAAAAGCAGATACAGGTAAGTATGTATCGCGTTGTAACGGTTGCTCTCCCACCTCTGCTTATCCCGATACTGTAACCATTCATGTTGACGACCCGAATAATGCACCTTGGGCCCAGTGGACAGTTAGTTATATTCCTTTTTCTTATTTAGAAAGGTATGACAGGATTCCTGCTGAGAATGTAGCGGATAAAGTTGCAGTTGTTAATCAAGGAGTGTGGACAGATTGGACAGGATTATTTAAAGAATTGAGAGCAAATCGCCCCATTTTTATCACACCAAAATTTACATTAGTTAGTTTATTTCCTGACGTGCAAGAAGTTTTATCTCGCTCAGAAGTATTTACGGTGAGAACTTTTGCGCCCAAAATGGACCCAGTTTTTGGACCTTGTATGTTGGCAAGAGATAACTCAGAATATAACTGGCGAGATAAGTCTGTTCTGAGAACCATGTTGCAATTGGAGGATTTACCAAGGGTGAGAAAAATGGCGGGAGAAATTGCTAAATCTGCTTTAGATAAAGCGACTCCCACCTCAAAAATTGAAGTGCTTCAGGACTTAGCTAAATTCGTTCCTATCAGACTTTGTGGCGACTATTTTGGCTTTCCTGGCCCTGATTTAGCCACCATGTATCGTTGGTCAAAAGCAACTCAAGACGATATGTTTAGAAATTTGACCAACGACCCTAAAATTCATGAAGCGTCGGTGCAAGCGGGTAATGAAATGCGTGCTTATCTGACTGAACTTCTCAAACAAAAAAAAGCGCAATCAGTTAATACTAATGCACCTGCCGATGTTTTTACGCGGTTTGCTACTACAAAATTTGCGAGTGATATTTCCTTTGATGAAAACAAAATCATCAGCCATATGATCATTTTGCTAGTTGGTAGCATAGAAGGTACTGGACAGGTAATAACTCAGGCGATCGAACAACTGCTTAAACGTCCTGAAGTTTTCCAAAAAGCCTTAGCCGCAGCTAAAGCTAACGATGACACAACTTTTGATAAGTATGTTTGGGAGTCCATTCGTTTTAATCCTTTTAGTCCCTTTCTGGTGCGTTTTTGTGAAGCTGATTATACTTTAGCGGCGGGAACCCCCAGAGAAACCCGTATACCTGCTAAAAGCGTCGTTTTAGCGGGTGTTGGTTCAGCTATGTTTGATCCTGGTGTAGTGAAAAATCCTGATCAGTTTTCTATCGACCGACCTAAGTATCACTATATGCACTTTGGTTATGGTAGTCATACCTGTGGTGGTGAACATATTGCCGGGGTTGTTGTTCCTGAAGTGGTCAAACAAATCATGCTACGGCCAGGCATAAGATTTCTACCTGGGGATGAAGGCAAAGTTCAATATCAAGGTTATATACCCACCCGTTTTGTGGTTGGTTACGACAAGTAAAATCATGTTTTTCCTCGTTAAAACCTAGATCCATTAAAGATCAATTTCACAGGATATTCTTATGCCAGATCAAGTAGAGCAAGTAAGAAAAACAATTGAAGAATATAATGAGGCATTTGCTAAGCTTAAACCTAGTATATTGTTTCCTTTTTATCATTATCCATCAATCCTCATTACCCAGGAAACAGCCGTAAGCATTAACAATAAATTAAAGCTGTGGATTGTTTTTACCAAGATTGTAGGTGATTTGAAGAAACAGAACTATGGCAAAAGTCAAACGAGTCCTCTAAACATCAAATTACTTAGTGATAATTTAGCAGTTGTTAGTGCTGTGGCTACTCGTTACACAAAAGATAATCAACTGCTAACCAGCTTTGGTTTTACTTACACAATGCGTAAAGTAGAGGATCGTTGGAAAATCATTGTTGGAACTATTCATGATGTAGATGCTGTTTCTTCCTGAAATCTAAATCCGTAGGGGTCAAAGTCCTTTGAACCCTACACATAAACGACTAAATCCATTAAATCCATTCACAAGGAGTCATGATTATGTCAGATAAAATTAACCAAATTGTCGGTGAATTTAAGCAAGTTTTAGGCATTAAAGTCGCCGATAGTGCATTAGGTAAAAAGAAAGCTGAAAAGGCAGCTAAAAAAAGTATTGTTCAACTCAAAGAACAGAAATTTAACAAACCCCTTGATCAATTATCAAAAGTCAAGGGAAAGCTGGTTTTTAGTGATAGTAATAAGCCCTTACACAATATTCAATTAGAATTGTGGGATCGGGATATTGGGACTCCTGGAGATTATTTAGGAACAGGTATTACTGATTATAATGGTCAGTTTACTATCTATTATGATCCTGCCAGTGCGGGGTTTCTAGACTTACCAGATTTAGAATTGAGACTGCTAGATAATCGGATTCATTTTGATAAAGAAAATCAACCAGTTTCTACCTATCGTATTGCTTACATTATCAAAGGGCCAGACAATGTAAAGCAAAAAGAATATGATTTAGGCACTTGTACTATTCCTTACTGGTTGTATAAACCTGATAGTCATTTTGCTCGTTTATTTTTCAGTGAATTAGAAGGCACACCGGATGATTATTCCGTTGGTCGTACCCTTGCCGGTTATGATGCAGCTAGTGGTTTAGTGCCAATTAAAGCTAAGCACGTTATCACTAATACACTACATCCTGATCAACCAAGTTTACCAGAAATTCAAGCGGCTTATCCTCCTAATTTGACCATGAAATTGGATCAAAAAACGCCAGGTTATAGCCGTAGTGATGAATACTTTGTTGATCGGATTATTAATGGGATGAACCCCTGTTTATTGAAGCGCAATAAAAGCAATCCTAATCTATTTAAGACTGCATTCATCTGGAATGACTACGAAAAAGATGATGACCACGACCTCAATAATGTGGAAGTCTTTTTTGAGTTAAAAGGAGATAAATTAGTCGCCACTTCGATAACAGTTCAAAGTCGTTATTCTGACTCTTATGCTCCTCATTCTCTCCTAAAAGCTCCCGTTACTTTTACCCCTAAAGATGGGGATAAATGGTCACAAGCAAAACGTATTTTTCGGACTAATAGTTTCTTTGCAGCAGAAATGATTGAGCATTATATTAAGGCTCATTTACAGATGGAACAATATACCATTGCTGCTTTCCGCAACTTACGCAAAAATCCTGTCCGTTTGATCTTATCTCCTCACGTAAAAAGTTTGGTTAATATTAATCAACGGGCTGATGAAGTATTAGTATCACCGACAATTGGTTTAGTGACAACTAATGGACCTTTAACCCCTGCTTCAGTGGTACAAATATGTAAAGAAAGTATTGCCACTTATGATTGGAAAGGTTGGAAACCCCGTCAACCTTTATGTGAAAGCCATACTTTTGCTAAGATAGCTAATCTTTACTGGCAGGTTTTAACTGAATACCTCGACATCTTTTTTGAAGATTATAAAGACGAAATCGTCAAAGAATGGGTAGAAATTCGTCGTTTATCTGATGATATTGTCGAACATAGTGTTGCTTATGAACCTCATATACCCTGTGGTTCTGCTCCTGATAGTGACTACGACTGGTATGATTACAATGAGCTTGATAAACCCGATATTCCCAGGGTGACAATTAATGGGAAAGTCAAGGCAACTCGACCAATTACTAATTCAGATCAACCCAATGAGACAGATATCCAAAATTTAAAAGAGTTTTGCCGTTATGTTGTCTTTGTTCTCACTTTCTGGCATTCTTGGGTCAATGATGCTCAGGCTAATGAAGGTGGAGAACTTTACTATAGTTCACTCGCTTTACGCAATGGAAGTTTTGGCAGTGAAAACGATCCAAATATTGCACCAAATATTTTAGAATCCACCAATCTAATCTATATGGTCAATGTTTTGACTGCTATTAAATATGGTTATATTCTCAAAAATGAGGATGACGATATTCCTGAAGAACTCAGAACAACTTTGGCAAGTTATAAAGATAAATTTGCTAGTTTGAACTACGATATTGGCAATATTCGAGCCTTGATCAATGTCTAGATTGTAGGGTGGGCAATGCCCACCCTACGATTTATTAGTAATCTTTAGGCAATGGGTTTCTTATCTATATTTTTTTCAATTCCTTTAAGATACAAACCCATATCGTGATCTTTGATACCATCAATACCCGGTTTGCCTAAATCTTCGATTGAGGCTTTGACTCTATCTTTAAATTCATTCCACCAACGGATATCAAAGTGAAGGATGTTGAGTGCGTCAATATACAAGAATGTTCCCATATGTTTATATCCAAAGGCACTGGGAGCAACACGAGTAACAATATCGTTGTTATGAACAAATCGGAAACTGCATGATTTGTATTTGAGATCAAAATTTTTGGCAAAGTTACTATCTCCGGTGCGAGGTTGCCCAAAGGTATATAATCCATGAACAGGTTTATTAAGATCAATCATTTTAGCTACACCTAATGTGGCTAAAGCCGCACCAAGACTATGACCTGTAAACCAAATAGTTTGCCCTTTAGTTTGAAACTCTTGAATCGTTTTGATTGTATCATCCCAAGCAAAATTAATAGCTTTTAAAAATCCACAATGAACTTTTCCTAAAGGATGAACTGTGAATTTCAGATTGACATCACTCATCACATCTTGCATTTTGCTGGGTTCTGTACCTCGAAAAGAGATAATAATTTTTTCATCATCTCCAGCAACAAAACATTGGGTTTCATTTATGTCGATAAAGCGACAATTGGGCATTTTCCAATCATTTTTTAAGGTATTTTCAACAACTTCCTTTGGTTTATAAGCAAGTTGGGCGGCTTTTCCTAATAGATAGGCATTCTTTCCGCTATATTTAGTTGCTAAGGGATCAAAATTTACATCTGTCATGGCTTTAGTATTAGTAAGGTGTGCTAGAAGCGACAATTTTTGCTATGACGAGGATTTAACAATCCGTCGTAACTCACCAATTTTAATGTGTCAATATTTGCTGTTAATTTCTAATTATACCGTATCAGTACCAGATTATCAAATTTGTGAGTTTAATTTGTTAACTCAAGGCTTGTATTTATGATTAGACTAGAGAGTATATTCATGTATTCTTGCCCTATGCCTGAAGTTATTAAAATCCCCATCGAACTCACCCGCTTCCAACTTCCTGTCGCAGTTCAAGATAGATTACACTGTTTACTAAATCAGCAAGATCAAGGAAATATTCTCTCTCGATCTGAACAACAAGAAGCCGAAGGATTAGTCGAATTAGCCGAATTTCTATCTCTGTTGCATTTACATTCTCAACGAGTAATGAAACAAGAGTAGATCACGACAGTGCCACAGTGTTAGCAATTCGGACAGAAGAAGCCTTTTTGGGTCGTCATCCCCCTCCCTAAAAAAATATATTTCCTCTTAACTTTTAAGTCAAATTATAACATTTTGACCCACACGTAAGAACAGTGGCCAATTAATTGTCATAATTTGGGTTGTCAATGACCACTTATTTGAGATCTCTGTCATTAAAGTTAATAAATTATCCTCACCATGAATTTTTATGTATTTTTGGGTGGCTGACCAAGTAGTGAAGTAACCAATTAATTGCTTTACTGTCCAATCATGAGTCATAGAATAATTTGGAGTAGGGATATCACTAAAAGGAAAAGAAATGGTTTGATATTGAGTATCGATGAGTTGTCTTTCTGGAGGCCAACAGGATTCTATCTGATCATAAAACTCCTGTAAAGCAACATTTAAGGAATCAGAAGCATGGGGAATTTCTAATAATCCATAACACCAGATAGCAATAATTCCTTTAGGTTTAAGAACTCGTTTAACTTCCCTGTAGAAGCTTTTACCTCTTAACAATAAACCCCTGGACACACTAAGTCTAGGGGTTTATTATTTAAGACATTAAGTGCATAACTCCAAGACTAAATGATCGAACAGCATCCGAACGCCTTTAGATGCTGTTTTTAGTCTTAACAACCTGATGGGTGTTCCTTTCCTTTGCGGGTCGTGCATCCACTCATAAAGGTCTTTTAAGACATCATTATTCCTTCTTCCTTTTGTGGTTTCAACTCTAGTAAATATCCATTGCCACAACGTCTTACGGCACAAGTCAGAACCAAACCTAACCTTTTTTTCTTGCTTCTTGCCGCTTGATGACTCAGTAGGCGCAACCCCTAACATTTTCTCAAATCTACGTCTTGATAAATACCTTTTAGTGTATTTATTCTTGCTGCGTTTGGTCGCTGGTTTAAAGACTACAATCGGCTTGTTATCTTCATCTAAGAAATTCTCAAACGGATAAATCTGACTGATTAAAATTGCTTGTTGTCTTTTTCCAAATCCAAACTTAATTAACACTTTTAGATAAGGTTTAAACCGTTCATGCTGCATTAATTCGGTTAACTCTTGCTCTATCTCAATTTCTTCTGATTGAAGGTCAATTAATCGTTTAGCGTGCTTTCTGACCGTATCAGTTAA
It encodes the following:
- a CDS encoding cytochrome P450 — its product is MLKGLKIALQADTGKWFSRCNNCQQTVNNVSDTITVHIDSPVANHPYAHFDVIDVGGGKIALKADTGKYVARCNGCIVNGAYPDFVTVHIDDPSLPYAQFTPERLANGKYALKADTGKYVSRCNGCSPTSAYPDTVTIHVDDPNNAPWAQWTVSYIPFSYLERYDRIPAENVADKVAVVNQGVWTDWTGLFKELRANRPIFITPKFTLVSLFPDVQEVLSRSEVFTVRTFAPKMDPVFGPCMLARDNSEYNWRDKSVLRTMLQLEDLPRVRKMAGEIAKSALDKATPTSKIEVLQDLAKFVPIRLCGDYFGFPGPDLATMYRWSKATQDDMFRNLTNDPKIHEASVQAGNEMRAYLTELLKQKKAQSVNTNAPADVFTRFATTKFASDISFDENKIISHMIILLVGSIEGTGQVITQAIEQLLKRPEVFQKALAAAKANDDTTFDKYVWESIRFNPFSPFLVRFCEADYTLAAGTPRETRIPAKSVVLAGVGSAMFDPGVVKNPDQFSIDRPKYHYMHFGYGSHTCGGEHIAGVVVPEVVKQIMLRPGIRFLPGDEGKVQYQGYIPTRFVVGYDK
- a CDS encoding DUF6841 family protein — protein: MPDQVEQVRKTIEEYNEAFAKLKPSILFPFYHYPSILITQETAVSINNKLKLWIVFTKIVGDLKKQNYGKSQTSPLNIKLLSDNLAVVSAVATRYTKDNQLLTSFGFTYTMRKVEDRWKIIVGTIHDVDAVSS
- a CDS encoding lipoxygenase family protein, coding for MSDKINQIVGEFKQVLGIKVADSALGKKKAEKAAKKSIVQLKEQKFNKPLDQLSKVKGKLVFSDSNKPLHNIQLELWDRDIGTPGDYLGTGITDYNGQFTIYYDPASAGFLDLPDLELRLLDNRIHFDKENQPVSTYRIAYIIKGPDNVKQKEYDLGTCTIPYWLYKPDSHFARLFFSELEGTPDDYSVGRTLAGYDAASGLVPIKAKHVITNTLHPDQPSLPEIQAAYPPNLTMKLDQKTPGYSRSDEYFVDRIINGMNPCLLKRNKSNPNLFKTAFIWNDYEKDDDHDLNNVEVFFELKGDKLVATSITVQSRYSDSYAPHSLLKAPVTFTPKDGDKWSQAKRIFRTNSFFAAEMIEHYIKAHLQMEQYTIAAFRNLRKNPVRLILSPHVKSLVNINQRADEVLVSPTIGLVTTNGPLTPASVVQICKESIATYDWKGWKPRQPLCESHTFAKIANLYWQVLTEYLDIFFEDYKDEIVKEWVEIRRLSDDIVEHSVAYEPHIPCGSAPDSDYDWYDYNELDKPDIPRVTINGKVKATRPITNSDQPNETDIQNLKEFCRYVVFVLTFWHSWVNDAQANEGGELYYSSLALRNGSFGSENDPNIAPNILESTNLIYMVNVLTAIKYGYILKNEDDDIPEELRTTLASYKDKFASLNYDIGNIRALINV
- a CDS encoding lipase family protein, whose protein sequence is MTDVNFDPLATKYSGKNAYLLGKAAQLAYKPKEVVENTLKNDWKMPNCRFIDINETQCFVAGDDEKIIISFRGTEPSKMQDVMSDVNLKFTVHPLGKVHCGFLKAINFAWDDTIKTIQEFQTKGQTIWFTGHSLGAALATLGVAKMIDLNKPVHGLYTFGQPRTGDSNFAKNFDLKYKSCSFRFVHNNDIVTRVAPSAFGYKHMGTFLYIDALNILHFDIRWWNEFKDRVKASIEDLGKPGIDGIKDHDMGLYLKGIEKNIDKKPIA